In the genome of Paenibacillus sp. FSL R5-0766, one region contains:
- a CDS encoding YwhD family protein: MDQNEQNGKKQIALNIVSAKSKHKGFGAGSIDLNNLSPVIIDNGEAKIDIGAMHAKSKVERNIKFSTNREDVPNGRQVWLVWVAVDRTEEGQLYGGATACEMWIDTEARRGWKLLAEHVNRMDYALKRRFMLDELGPEARAALKTLLISHNEEWWNASPDVLKEALA; encoded by the coding sequence ATGGACCAAAACGAGCAAAACGGCAAAAAACAGATTGCCTTGAATATCGTTAGTGCAAAAAGCAAGCATAAAGGCTTCGGTGCAGGCTCCATTGATCTGAATAACCTTTCCCCGGTCATTATTGATAATGGCGAAGCCAAAATCGATATCGGTGCGATGCATGCGAAGAGCAAAGTGGAACGCAATATCAAGTTCTCTACCAATCGTGAAGATGTGCCCAACGGACGCCAGGTATGGCTGGTGTGGGTAGCTGTCGATCGCACGGAGGAAGGCCAACTGTATGGTGGAGCAACGGCATGTGAGATGTGGATTGATACGGAAGCAAGACGCGGATGGAAACTGTTGGCCGAACATGTGAATCGCATGGATTATGCCTTGAAGCGTCGCTTCATGCTGGATGAGCTTGGACCTGAAGCTCGAGCTGCACTTAAGACACTGCTGATCTCACACAATGAAGAATGGTGGAATGCTTCTCCAGATGTATTGAAGGAAGCACTCGCCTAA
- a CDS encoding PBP1A family penicillin-binding protein: protein MTKPNQKTRKRGFRVRKLFKNLSLLAVLAILATAAGLVYLYATSLPLADSDRNSRLLDSQGEVIATFSAGGKDSVPVQLEDIAPDLVNATLAVEDRKFYNHYGFDVQGMGRAVLVNLEHMQMSQGASTLTQQLARNLYLSHEKTWTRKAKEAMYTAQLEMKYSKDEILQMYLNEIYYGHGAYGIEAASRMYFGKSAKQLDLAESAMLAGIPKGPTYYSPYNHMKNAKDRQKIVLNAMADIGKITQAEADKAYEKMLSFKPESERKTVESAPYFRDYIRNLAIKELGISEAMLDHGGLNIYTTLDLRVQKAAEDAIAKGMDAKSELETALVSIDPRTGYIKAMVGGKNYRTNQINHVLATTRQPGSAFKPIMYLAALESKQLTSASIFNSEPTLFHYDNDRKTYKPGNFGDKYLGEIDLRQAIAASDNIYAVNTIMQIGPEQVVSMAKNLGITSNLSAVPSLALGTSPVSPLEMASAFSVIAAGGQRTPPVAILQVTDAAGRVLYESPQTKAETVVEPAAAYVLTRLMESVFENGGTGNRVSKAIKRPVAGKTGTTNTDAWLVGFTPELSTAVWVGYDQGKAISTSDGRRAAPIFAQFTEQALASVPPKIFTVPDHVVSVYIDPESGKLAGNGCEEKRLEVFIDGTEPTEVCHGTTDDSDSGEDEKTRQVQNQQGIQEEKHSWWGDFKRWWVE, encoded by the coding sequence ATGACCAAGCCAAATCAAAAGACCCGCAAACGCGGGTTCCGTGTACGTAAATTGTTTAAAAACCTGTCTCTGCTCGCTGTGCTCGCCATACTTGCTACCGCTGCAGGATTGGTCTATCTATACGCAACCAGCCTTCCCCTAGCAGACTCTGATCGGAATTCCAGATTACTGGACAGTCAGGGTGAAGTCATCGCTACCTTCTCCGCAGGTGGCAAAGACTCTGTACCCGTTCAACTGGAGGATATCGCTCCAGATTTGGTCAATGCCACTCTGGCTGTAGAGGACCGCAAATTCTATAATCACTACGGGTTCGACGTGCAAGGGATGGGACGGGCTGTGCTCGTTAACCTCGAACATATGCAGATGTCGCAAGGTGCAAGTACATTGACTCAACAGCTGGCGCGTAACCTGTATCTATCTCATGAGAAAACATGGACTCGCAAAGCCAAGGAAGCCATGTACACGGCGCAATTGGAGATGAAATACAGCAAGGATGAAATTTTGCAGATGTATCTTAACGAAATCTATTATGGGCATGGTGCGTACGGAATCGAAGCGGCTTCACGAATGTATTTTGGCAAATCAGCCAAACAGCTGGATCTTGCAGAGAGTGCCATGCTGGCAGGAATCCCGAAAGGACCTACCTACTATTCACCCTATAACCATATGAAGAATGCCAAAGACCGACAGAAGATTGTGCTGAATGCCATGGCTGATATCGGCAAGATCACCCAAGCTGAAGCGGATAAGGCCTATGAGAAAATGCTTTCGTTCAAACCGGAAAGTGAGCGTAAAACGGTGGAAAGTGCCCCGTATTTCCGTGACTATATCCGGAATCTGGCCATCAAAGAGCTGGGAATCAGTGAAGCGATGCTGGATCATGGGGGATTGAATATCTACACCACCCTGGATCTGCGTGTGCAAAAAGCGGCTGAAGACGCCATAGCGAAGGGTATGGATGCCAAAAGTGAGCTGGAGACGGCCCTCGTGTCCATCGACCCTCGGACGGGCTACATCAAAGCCATGGTAGGCGGCAAGAATTACCGCACCAATCAGATTAACCATGTACTGGCGACAACGCGCCAGCCAGGTTCGGCGTTTAAACCCATTATGTATCTGGCAGCCTTGGAATCCAAGCAACTCACCAGCGCATCCATATTTAACAGTGAACCTACCCTGTTTCACTATGACAATGACCGCAAAACCTATAAACCCGGCAACTTTGGAGACAAGTATCTGGGTGAGATTGATCTAAGACAGGCGATCGCCGCTTCAGACAATATCTATGCGGTGAACACCATTATGCAGATCGGTCCTGAGCAGGTTGTCAGTATGGCAAAAAATCTGGGCATTACAAGCAACCTGAGCGCCGTGCCCTCTCTTGCACTGGGAACCTCACCTGTTAGTCCGCTGGAGATGGCGTCGGCCTTTTCCGTCATTGCTGCTGGTGGACAACGGACGCCACCTGTCGCCATTCTGCAAGTAACAGATGCCGCAGGACGTGTACTCTATGAATCCCCTCAAACCAAGGCTGAGACCGTCGTGGAACCTGCAGCAGCTTATGTCCTGACTCGTTTAATGGAAAGTGTCTTCGAAAATGGGGGAACGGGTAACCGGGTGTCTAAGGCGATCAAACGTCCGGTTGCCGGAAAGACGGGAACGACCAATACGGATGCCTGGCTCGTCGGATTCACACCCGAGCTCTCCACCGCTGTATGGGTTGGGTACGACCAAGGCAAAGCCATCTCAACTTCGGATGGTCGCCGGGCGGCGCCGATCTTTGCCCAATTCACAGAGCAGGCTCTTGCGAGCGTACCACCCAAAATTTTCACCGTGCCTGATCATGTTGTAAGTGTCTATATTGACCCGGAATCCGGCAAGCTGGCAGGCAACGGTTGTGAAGAGAAACGATTGGAAGTTTTTATTGATGGTACTGAACCGACAGAGGTATGTCATGGTACGACGGATGATTCGGATTCTGGAGAAGATGAGAAGACCCGCCAGGTACAGAATCAACAAGGCATACAGGAAGAAAAACATTCCTGGTGGGGAGATTTCAAACGTTGGTGGGTAGAATGA
- the speE gene encoding polyamine aminopropyltransferase, giving the protein MELWFTEKQTPVFGITAKIKQTYVTEKTDFQDLAMVETEEFGNMLLLDGMVMTTVKDEFVYHEMAAHPALNTHPNPKKVLVVGGGDGGVIREVIKHAAVEKAVLVEIDGKVIEYSQKYLPEIAGKLDEPNVEVLVNDGYMHIIEHKNEYDVIIVDSTEPVGPAAPLFERGFYQGIYEALKEDGIFVAQTDNPWFKADLIQKVNKDVKEIFPIVHVYGCNIPTYPSGLWTFTMGSKKHDPLEVDETQIPEMDTKYYSPRLHKAAFVLPKFVEDLTK; this is encoded by the coding sequence ATGGAATTGTGGTTTACGGAGAAACAGACCCCGGTATTCGGGATCACCGCGAAGATTAAGCAGACCTATGTTACAGAGAAAACGGATTTTCAAGATTTGGCCATGGTAGAAACCGAAGAATTCGGTAACATGTTGCTTCTTGATGGCATGGTGATGACGACTGTAAAAGACGAATTCGTATATCACGAAATGGCGGCACACCCTGCGCTGAACACTCACCCGAATCCGAAAAAAGTTCTGGTTGTCGGTGGCGGCGATGGCGGAGTCATTCGTGAAGTCATTAAACATGCAGCTGTAGAAAAAGCAGTTCTCGTCGAAATTGACGGTAAAGTTATTGAATACTCCCAAAAATATTTGCCTGAAATTGCCGGCAAGTTGGACGAGCCTAATGTTGAAGTGCTTGTAAACGACGGCTACATGCATATTATTGAACATAAAAATGAATACGATGTGATTATCGTAGACTCCACGGAGCCTGTAGGCCCGGCTGCCCCATTGTTTGAGCGTGGTTTCTACCAAGGCATCTACGAAGCACTCAAAGAAGACGGAATCTTCGTTGCCCAAACGGACAACCCTTGGTTCAAGGCGGATCTGATCCAGAAGGTGAACAAAGACGTCAAAGAAATCTTCCCGATCGTACATGTGTACGGCTGTAATATTCCAACCTATCCAAGTGGTTTGTGGACATTCACCATGGGTAGTAAGAAACATGACCCGCTCGAAGTGGATGAGACTCAAATCCCGGAGATGGATACCAAGTATTACTCTCCGCGTCTGCACAAAGCAGCATTTGTACTTCCTAAATTCGTGGAAGATTTAACGAAATAA
- the speB gene encoding agmatinase, with amino-acid sequence MKLDQAYSGNVFIYSSEDYENSKAVIYGMPMDYTVSFRPGSRFGPSHIRQASVGLEEYSPYLDKSIVDMTYFDAGDLLLPFGNAGRSLEVIHEYIGSLLADDKFPVGLGGEHLVTWPVIQQMYKKYPDLILIHIDAHADLRENYEGEPLSHSTPVRKAAELMGGKNIYQFGIRSGSREEFQYGRENINFYPFEVAAPMKEALPKMGNRPVYVTIDIDVLDPSAAPGTGTAEAGGITSKELLEAIHMIAGSDVNVVGCDLVEVAPIYDPTQQTQIVAAKLIREMLLGFVK; translated from the coding sequence ATGAAACTGGATCAAGCTTATTCAGGAAACGTATTTATTTACAGCTCTGAGGATTATGAGAACTCCAAAGCGGTTATCTATGGCATGCCGATGGACTACACCGTCAGCTTCCGTCCGGGTTCCCGTTTCGGCCCATCTCATATCCGTCAGGCATCGGTTGGACTTGAAGAGTACAGCCCATATCTCGACAAAAGCATTGTAGACATGACATACTTTGACGCTGGAGACCTGCTCTTGCCTTTTGGTAACGCGGGACGCAGCCTTGAGGTAATTCATGAATACATCGGCAGTCTGCTCGCTGACGACAAATTCCCAGTTGGTCTCGGTGGCGAGCATCTGGTTACTTGGCCAGTCATCCAACAGATGTACAAGAAATACCCGGATCTTATCCTGATTCATATTGATGCACACGCTGACCTTCGTGAAAACTATGAAGGCGAGCCATTGTCCCACTCCACACCAGTACGTAAAGCAGCTGAGTTGATGGGTGGCAAAAATATCTATCAGTTCGGTATCCGTTCCGGTTCCCGTGAGGAGTTCCAGTATGGTCGCGAGAACATCAACTTCTATCCATTTGAAGTGGCAGCTCCGATGAAGGAAGCTCTTCCGAAGATGGGCAACCGTCCGGTGTATGTGACCATCGACATCGATGTACTTGATCCGTCAGCAGCACCAGGAACAGGTACAGCAGAAGCGGGCGGCATTACGTCCAAGGAACTGCTGGAAGCCATTCATATGATCGCTGGATCTGATGTAAATGTAGTTGGCTGTGACTTGGTTGAAGTTGCACCAATCTATGATCCAACACAACAGACACAGATTGTAGCTGCAAAGCTGATTCGTGAAATGCTGCTTGGATTCGTGAAATAA
- a CDS encoding alpha-N-arabinofuranosidase, with amino-acid sequence MVDVILKADSDQGLINRNIYGHFSEHLGRCIYEGLWVGEDSPIPNTDGIRNDVLTALQKLNIPVLRWPGGCFADEYHWKDGVGPKSERARMINTHWGGVEENNLFGTHEFLRLCELLGTEPYISGNLGSGTVQEMQEWVEYITFDGESPMANWRKSNGREEPWKMKYFGVGNENWGCGGNMRPEYYADEYRRYATYVRNYSGNEIYKIACGPNEGNYEWMEVLMREAARFMDGISLHYYTIPTGEWNDKGAATGFGEAEWFTTLKKTLHMDELLVKHSEIMDKYDPEGRVGIIVDEWGTWYNVEPGTNPGFLYQQNTMRDAVLAGVNLNIFNQHNKRVHMANLAQIVNVLQSLVLTEGDKMLLTPTYHVFDMYQVHMDAQRLDLNYESPGYTFGEETIPQLSLSASRNKDGVIHVTACNLSHTDELEVVCQLDAAQAAKVTGQILHHTDFGAFNTFEQPNHVQPVAWEGLTLENNTLRFVLPPASVGVIAVEG; translated from the coding sequence ATGGTTGATGTTATTTTAAAGGCGGATTCAGATCAAGGATTAATAAATCGCAATATATATGGTCACTTTTCCGAACATTTGGGACGTTGTATTTATGAGGGGCTTTGGGTAGGAGAAGATTCACCCATTCCAAATACGGATGGGATTCGAAATGATGTATTAACGGCCTTGCAGAAGCTTAATATTCCAGTACTTCGCTGGCCAGGTGGTTGTTTTGCCGATGAATATCACTGGAAAGATGGTGTAGGTCCGAAGAGTGAGCGTGCTCGTATGATCAATACACACTGGGGCGGTGTGGAAGAGAACAATCTCTTTGGTACACATGAATTCTTGAGATTATGTGAGCTACTCGGCACGGAGCCATACATCAGTGGCAATCTGGGTAGCGGTACAGTGCAGGAGATGCAGGAATGGGTGGAGTACATCACATTTGACGGCGAATCCCCGATGGCGAACTGGCGTAAGAGTAATGGTAGGGAAGAACCGTGGAAAATGAAGTATTTTGGCGTGGGAAATGAGAACTGGGGATGCGGCGGCAATATGCGTCCTGAATATTATGCGGATGAATATCGCCGGTATGCTACATATGTACGTAACTATTCCGGGAACGAGATTTATAAAATCGCTTGTGGACCGAACGAAGGCAACTATGAATGGATGGAAGTCTTGATGCGGGAGGCTGCTCGCTTTATGGATGGGATCAGTCTTCATTATTACACTATCCCTACAGGAGAGTGGAATGATAAAGGCGCAGCTACAGGATTTGGTGAGGCTGAATGGTTCACCACCTTGAAAAAGACGCTCCATATGGATGAATTACTGGTGAAACACTCCGAGATTATGGACAAATATGATCCAGAGGGCAGAGTCGGCATTATTGTGGATGAATGGGGCACGTGGTATAACGTTGAGCCGGGAACCAATCCAGGGTTCCTGTATCAACAGAACACGATGCGGGACGCTGTGCTTGCAGGTGTTAACCTGAATATTTTCAACCAACATAATAAACGGGTACACATGGCAAATCTTGCGCAGATCGTCAATGTGCTTCAATCGCTTGTGCTCACGGAAGGGGACAAAATGCTCCTGACACCTACGTATCATGTATTTGATATGTATCAGGTTCATATGGATGCGCAGCGACTGGATTTGAATTATGAAAGCCCTGGTTATACCTTCGGAGAAGAAACCATTCCTCAGCTCAGCTTGTCAGCCTCCCGCAACAAGGATGGGGTCATTCACGTGACGGCTTGTAATCTAAGCCACACGGATGAGTTGGAAGTTGTATGCCAGCTGGACGCAGCTCAAGCGGCTAAAGTAACCGGGCAGATTCTGCACCATACTGATTTTGGTGCATTCAATACCTTTGAACAGCCGAATCATGTTCAGCCTGTGGCGTGGGAAGGACTCACACTGGAGAATAACACCTTGCGTTTTGTCCTTCCACCAGCATCGGTTGGGGTCATCGCTGTCGAGGGTTAA
- a CDS encoding DUF6171 family protein, whose protein sequence is MMKRQEPCKGCNDQYDVKISDAKMARLVEIASRSRPTVQDEEYERRLSICSACPGLQYGTTCRHCGCLVQVRAKLSESTCPFPYESQWA, encoded by the coding sequence ATGATGAAAAGGCAGGAACCTTGCAAGGGCTGTAATGATCAGTACGATGTGAAGATTAGCGATGCCAAAATGGCCAGACTTGTGGAGATTGCCTCACGTTCGCGTCCGACGGTACAGGATGAGGAATATGAACGTCGGCTATCCATCTGCTCTGCTTGTCCGGGATTGCAATATGGCACAACTTGTCGGCATTGTGGTTGTCTCGTACAGGTGCGAGCGAAGCTGAGTGAGTCGACATGTCCTTTTCCTTATGAATCCCAATGGGCCTGA
- a CDS encoding DUF1934 domain-containing protein, with protein sequence MSNMRPVHIRLHSRYEGEDVLQEMQGEAVLKGSVLYVRYEEPQVGPEGGTTRTTLKLGGQSIKIIRHGEVESEQTFELNRKLPGFYRSPYMSFALSTHTQKLELSIQGLSARAAWSYDFYRFDEESGHFAISLHLQEEPIS encoded by the coding sequence ATGTCGAACATGCGACCGGTACACATCCGGCTGCACAGCCGTTATGAAGGTGAAGATGTGCTGCAGGAAATGCAGGGTGAAGCCGTGTTAAAAGGGTCTGTTCTTTATGTTCGTTATGAAGAACCACAGGTTGGACCTGAGGGAGGTACAACCCGTACAACATTGAAGCTGGGCGGACAATCCATCAAGATTATACGTCATGGTGAGGTGGAATCGGAGCAGACTTTTGAGTTGAATCGGAAGCTTCCTGGTTTCTACCGATCACCATACATGTCGTTTGCCCTGTCCACGCATACACAGAAGCTGGAACTTTCCATTCAGGGATTGAGCGCACGCGCAGCGTGGAGCTACGACTTTTACCGCTTTGATGAAGAATCTGGACATTTCGCGATTAGTTTGCATTTACAGGAGGAACCAATTTCATGA
- the argS gene encoding arginine--tRNA ligase, whose product MTRNPLDTINERVSTAIGNAIVTAGIVTQDELPAITLEVPREKTHGDLATNAAMQLTKIAKRNPRQIAEEIIANLNLAEAGIEKAEIAGPGFINFKLDKSYLYPVLALVQEQGEDYGRINIGEGRKVEMEFVSANPTGSLHLGHARGAAVGDALCNILDYAGYDVTREYYINDAGNQVFNLARSIEARYLQELGQDAEMPEDGYHGEDIKGFAKQLVAEKGDELLSMHPGDRAAYFRDFGLEKELDKIKRDLNRFRVNFDIWFSETSLYDNGEVLRVLDELRDRNEIYEQDGATWLKTMQYGDDKERVLIKNDGTYTYLTPDIAYHRDKYARGYDTMINIWGADHHGYIPRMKAAMQALGNDPEKLVVLIAQMVSLFQNGEKVKMSKRTGKAVTMEDLMDEVGIDAIRYFFTMRSMDSHLDFDMDLAISTSNENPVFYVQYAHARVCSVYRQAEEQGIELLPLAQIDLSKLTTEHEYDLLRKMGELPEEISAAATGYAPHRIIRYVYELASLFHSYYRAERVITEDAQQTQARLALIGAVRTVIATALRLVGVTAPDKM is encoded by the coding sequence ATGACACGTAATCCACTAGATACGATTAACGAACGGGTAAGTACGGCCATCGGCAACGCCATTGTGACGGCCGGAATTGTTACGCAGGACGAATTGCCAGCCATCACATTGGAAGTGCCGCGTGAGAAGACACACGGGGATTTGGCGACCAATGCTGCCATGCAGCTGACCAAGATTGCCAAGCGCAATCCTCGTCAGATTGCTGAAGAGATCATTGCCAATCTGAATCTGGCTGAAGCCGGAATCGAGAAGGCTGAGATTGCGGGCCCAGGATTCATTAACTTCAAATTGGACAAGAGTTACCTCTATCCAGTACTTGCGCTTGTGCAGGAGCAGGGTGAAGATTACGGAAGAATTAACATCGGAGAAGGACGCAAAGTCGAGATGGAGTTTGTCAGTGCCAACCCGACAGGCAGCCTGCATCTGGGCCATGCCCGTGGAGCAGCTGTAGGTGATGCGCTATGTAACATCCTTGACTACGCAGGATATGATGTAACCCGTGAATACTACATTAATGATGCAGGTAATCAGGTGTTTAATCTGGCTCGTTCCATTGAAGCTCGTTATCTGCAAGAGCTGGGTCAGGATGCTGAGATGCCTGAAGACGGTTATCACGGTGAAGATATTAAAGGATTCGCCAAGCAGCTTGTTGCTGAAAAGGGTGACGAATTGCTGTCCATGCATCCGGGTGACCGTGCGGCTTATTTCCGTGACTTTGGTCTGGAGAAGGAACTGGACAAGATCAAACGTGACTTGAATCGCTTCCGTGTTAACTTTGACATCTGGTTCAGCGAAACTTCACTGTACGACAACGGAGAAGTGCTGCGAGTGCTTGATGAATTGCGTGACCGCAATGAGATCTATGAGCAAGATGGAGCAACTTGGTTGAAGACGATGCAGTACGGTGACGACAAAGAACGTGTATTGATCAAGAACGATGGCACGTATACTTACCTGACGCCAGATATTGCTTATCACCGCGACAAATATGCTCGTGGATACGACACGATGATTAACATCTGGGGTGCCGATCACCATGGATATATTCCACGGATGAAAGCCGCGATGCAAGCACTGGGTAATGACCCTGAGAAACTGGTGGTCTTGATTGCACAGATGGTGAGCTTGTTCCAGAACGGTGAAAAAGTGAAGATGTCCAAGCGTACAGGTAAAGCTGTAACGATGGAAGATCTGATGGATGAAGTCGGCATTGATGCCATCCGTTACTTCTTCACAATGCGCAGCATGGACTCCCATCTGGACTTTGACATGGACCTTGCGATTTCGACATCCAATGAGAATCCGGTATTCTATGTACAATACGCGCATGCACGTGTATGCAGCGTATACCGTCAGGCTGAAGAACAAGGTATTGAACTGCTGCCACTGGCACAGATTGACCTGTCCAAGCTGACAACAGAGCACGAGTATGACCTTCTCCGCAAAATGGGAGAGCTGCCTGAGGAAATCTCGGCAGCAGCAACAGGATATGCGCCTCATCGTATCATCCGTTATGTATACGAGCTGGCATCCCTGTTCCACAGCTACTACCGTGCAGAACGTGTCATTACGGAAGACGCGCAGCAAACTCAAGCACGTCTGGCACTGATCGGTGCTGTACGTACCGTTATCGCAACAGCGCTTCGTCTGGTAGGCGTAACCGCTCCTGACAAAATGTAA
- a CDS encoding S8 family peptidase, whose translation MDYTGLLHQLIDGMRRPEPEQGGRYLIRFAKPQQYEACLVELSRMRNEFTDLGAVRSSRLARSIIAPVQRPEDLYRYGDEITIEEDVPISLHATALHSKPSNAQGIPWGVKQIRAPKVWSVSTGHRIKIGVIDTGADYHHPDLRYSLARGINLLNRSLLPHDDNGHGTHIAGTIAAANSTAGMIGVAPRSLIYPVKAFDHNGSAYVSDIVLGIDWCVRNKVDIINMSFGMKTRSKALLDVVNRAYHAGIVIVASSGNDGKRRSIDYPARYPQTISVGATDKNRRIASFSNRGAYVDVYAPGDKIVSSWVQGKHHEMSGTSMATSHVSGAIALLLSKHPGLSPSEIKTLVKRATIPLRARKTTTAKSKVRGGEIDALKLMQEGGE comes from the coding sequence ATGGACTATACTGGTTTATTGCATCAATTGATTGACGGAATGCGACGCCCTGAACCAGAACAGGGAGGGCGATATTTGATCCGATTTGCCAAACCGCAGCAGTACGAGGCCTGTCTCGTAGAATTGTCCCGAATGCGGAATGAATTCACCGACCTTGGGGCTGTACGTTCCTCGCGACTGGCTCGTTCCATTATCGCTCCAGTCCAACGCCCGGAGGACCTATACCGCTATGGGGATGAAATTACGATTGAAGAAGACGTTCCCATCTCCCTTCATGCCACTGCACTCCACAGCAAACCAAGCAATGCTCAAGGCATACCCTGGGGAGTGAAGCAGATTCGGGCGCCCAAAGTATGGTCTGTGTCTACCGGACACCGGATTAAAATCGGTGTGATTGATACAGGTGCTGATTATCATCATCCTGATCTTCGTTATTCCCTGGCACGCGGAATCAATCTGTTAAACCGCAGCCTGCTTCCTCATGATGATAACGGACACGGCACCCACATTGCAGGGACTATCGCTGCTGCCAACAGTACCGCCGGCATGATTGGTGTTGCTCCACGCTCCCTGATCTATCCGGTGAAGGCATTTGACCACAACGGATCGGCTTATGTATCCGATATTGTACTTGGCATCGACTGGTGTGTACGCAACAAGGTCGATATCATCAATATGAGCTTTGGCATGAAAACACGCAGCAAGGCGCTTCTTGACGTTGTCAATCGTGCATACCATGCTGGAATCGTTATTGTTGCTTCGTCAGGAAATGACGGCAAACGCCGCAGTATTGATTACCCTGCACGGTATCCCCAGACCATATCTGTTGGGGCAACCGACAAAAACAGACGTATTGCGTCCTTCAGCAATCGTGGCGCATATGTGGATGTCTATGCACCCGGTGATAAAATTGTCTCCTCCTGGGTACAAGGAAAGCATCACGAGATGAGCGGCACATCCATGGCGACGTCCCATGTGAGTGGCGCTATCGCCTTGCTACTCTCCAAACATCCGGGGTTATCCCCTAGTGAAATCAAGACACTCGTCAAACGTGCTACGATCCCTTTGCGTGCTCGCAAGACTACCACAGCAAAGAGCAAGGTGCGTGGTGGTGAGATTGATGCCCTGAAGCTAATGCAGGAGGGCGGGGAGTGA
- the rpoE gene encoding DNA-directed RNA polymerase subunit delta, producing MSTSLNLKIDKEKVKEIPLVDLAFMVLKAANTPYYYRDLMNEVAKQRGMTDEEINEFIAQLYTEINIDGRFACVGTSLWGLKRWYPVAGTEDSMTGAKRPRIINDEDDDLEDEDFGEEEDSYSSDEGFDSTDKDEEEDEEDEDEDDIFDEEDSEEEVLVEDDDLEDEDLEEDEEESENEDEFDDDSDNR from the coding sequence GTGAGTACCTCGCTCAATTTGAAAATTGATAAAGAAAAGGTAAAAGAGATCCCTTTGGTGGACCTTGCCTTTATGGTGCTGAAAGCGGCTAATACGCCGTATTACTATCGTGACTTAATGAATGAGGTAGCGAAGCAGCGCGGAATGACTGATGAAGAAATCAACGAGTTTATCGCCCAGCTATATACCGAGATTAATATCGATGGCCGTTTTGCTTGCGTCGGTACAAGTCTGTGGGGCTTAAAGCGCTGGTATCCGGTAGCTGGAACAGAAGATTCCATGACGGGTGCGAAGCGTCCGCGTATCATCAACGATGAAGACGATGATCTGGAAGATGAAGACTTCGGTGAAGAAGAAGACAGCTATAGCAGCGATGAAGGCTTCGACAGCACTGATAAAGACGAAGAAGAAGACGAAGAAGATGAAGACGAAGACGACATCTTTGACGAAGAAGACAGCGAAGAAGAAGTGCTGGTTGAAGATGATGATCTGGAAGATGAAGACCTCGAAGAAGACGAAGAAGAGTCCGAAAACGAGGATGAATTTGACGACGATTCTGATAATCGGTAG